From Zingiber officinale cultivar Zhangliang chromosome 5B, Zo_v1.1, whole genome shotgun sequence, the proteins below share one genomic window:
- the LOC121986910 gene encoding uncharacterized protein LOC121986910, whose product MWMIIKIGITLPLDSSGKPPSCENWDTSIIKKVKANAKATCTLQCGLTKEELNRVGPFLSSKELWEKLIELHEGTSDTKESKLASQLHARIQDLLNDLHAIG is encoded by the exons atgtggatgatcatcaaaattgGAATTACACTTCCACTCGACAGCTCGGGAAAACCACCTTCTTGCGAGAACTGGGATACAAGCATAATCAAGAAAGTTaaggccaatgccaaagcaacctgcacccttcaATGCGGCCTAACCAAGGAGGAGTTAAACCGAGTCGGCCCGTTCTTAAGctcaaaagagctatgggaaaaaTTGATTGAGCTACATGAGGGCACTTCTGATACAAAG GAAAGTAAGTTAGCGAGCCAACTTCATGCTCGTATACAAGACCTCCTCAATGACCTCCATGCCATCGGATAG